The Gordonibacter urolithinfaciens genome contains a region encoding:
- a CDS encoding winged helix-turn-helix transcriptional regulator, with protein sequence MAKRANAYHCSVEATLDLVGGRHKALILWHLRGGKLRFGELRRLIPQATSKMLTQQLRELEADGMLTRIVYPVVPPKTEYALTALGRSFTPVLEAMCAWGREYLDRLEACAHDGEGAAAGE encoded by the coding sequence ATGGCGAAGCGTGCGAACGCGTACCACTGCTCGGTGGAGGCGACGCTCGATCTGGTGGGCGGGCGCCACAAGGCGCTCATCCTGTGGCACCTGCGCGGCGGCAAGCTGCGGTTCGGGGAGTTGCGCCGCCTCATTCCGCAGGCCACGTCCAAGATGCTGACGCAGCAGCTGCGCGAGCTGGAGGCGGACGGGATGTTGACGCGCATCGTCTATCCGGTGGTGCCCCCGAAGACGGAGTACGCGCTGACCGCGCTCGGCCGCTCGTTCACGCCCGTGCTCGAGGCCATGTGCGCGTGGGGGCGGGAGTACCTCGACCGGCTCGAGGCGTGCGCCCACGACGGCGAAGGGGCGGCCGCGGGGGAGTAG
- a CDS encoding lantibiotic protection ABC transporter ATP-binding protein: MGCILETNALTKTFKGQTAVDHVSLHVPEGSVYGLLGPNGAGKSTLLKMVCGMLRPTSGGIAFAGRPWTRADLDGIGALIETPPLYDNLTARENLRVRTTLLGMPESRIDEALATVELAHTGSKRAGQFSLGMKQRLGIALALVGSPRLLILDEPTNGLDPVGIQELRALIRSFPERGITVVLSSHILNEVEHVADLVGIIVEGRLAYEAPLDAGVDLEKLFMDVCMGKAVA; the protein is encoded by the coding sequence ATGGGATGCATATTGGAGACGAACGCGCTCACGAAGACGTTCAAGGGACAGACGGCGGTCGACCATGTGTCGCTGCACGTGCCGGAGGGCTCGGTGTACGGCCTTTTGGGGCCGAACGGCGCGGGGAAGTCGACGCTGCTTAAAATGGTGTGCGGCATGCTGCGCCCCACGTCGGGCGGCATCGCCTTCGCGGGGCGCCCGTGGACGCGCGCCGACCTCGACGGCATCGGCGCGCTCATCGAGACGCCGCCGCTCTACGACAACCTCACCGCGCGCGAGAACCTGCGCGTGCGCACGACGCTCTTGGGCATGCCCGAAAGCCGCATCGACGAGGCGCTGGCCACGGTGGAGCTCGCCCATACGGGGTCGAAGCGCGCGGGGCAGTTCTCGCTCGGCATGAAGCAGCGCCTCGGCATCGCGCTCGCGCTCGTGGGCAGCCCGCGCCTGCTCATCCTCGACGAGCCGACGAACGGCCTCGACCCGGTGGGCATCCAGGAGCTGCGCGCGCTCATCCGGTCGTTCCCGGAGCGCGGCATCACCGTGGTGCTGTCGAGCCATATCTTGAACGAAGTGGAGCACGTGGCCGACCTCGTCGGCATCATCGTGGAGGGCCGGCTGGCCTACGAGGCACCGCTCGACGCGGGCGTCGATCTGGAGAAACTGTTCATGGACGTGTGCATGGGGAAGGCGGTGGCATGA
- a CDS encoding ABC transporter permease produces the protein MMARVTFAHALRSEAARLRRSPLVWLHAVLATVLGGLAGAYFAFSAWDSLMGTDAFFQLLGAGAPLLAGISCGLAADAEQRAGEAANLLGVSSRRSALAAKIVALLGLGLAAAAWAAVLFCAALALAVRPMPELPALALAVLGIALGSACSYAVFLIVALKWGRNASIGLGALGFIAAMALLGGLANGLVTGTFSGALGVEAAALVPFAWPSRLATLPLEASIASAMGAAGHAQALASAWTTVALACVVLTAVVAAAVLACANRFEGRRGGE, from the coding sequence ATGATGGCGCGGGTGACGTTCGCGCACGCGCTGCGCTCGGAGGCTGCGCGGCTGCGCCGCTCGCCCCTCGTGTGGCTCCATGCGGTGTTGGCGACGGTGCTCGGCGGGCTGGCGGGCGCGTACTTCGCGTTCTCGGCCTGGGATTCGCTCATGGGGACCGACGCGTTCTTCCAGCTGCTCGGCGCCGGCGCGCCGCTTTTGGCGGGCATCTCGTGCGGGCTGGCGGCCGACGCGGAGCAGCGGGCGGGCGAGGCGGCGAACCTCTTGGGCGTGTCGTCGCGCAGAAGCGCGCTTGCGGCGAAGATCGTCGCGCTTTTGGGGCTCGGCCTCGCGGCGGCTGCCTGGGCGGCGGTGCTGTTCTGCGCGGCCCTCGCGCTGGCCGTGCGCCCGATGCCGGAGCTTCCGGCCCTCGCGCTGGCCGTGCTGGGCATCGCGCTGGGAAGCGCGTGCTCGTACGCGGTCTTCCTGATCGTGGCGCTGAAGTGGGGGCGCAACGCGTCCATCGGCCTGGGCGCGCTCGGGTTCATCGCTGCGATGGCGCTGCTCGGCGGGCTGGCGAACGGGCTGGTGACGGGAACGTTTTCCGGGGCGCTGGGCGTCGAGGCGGCCGCGCTCGTGCCGTTCGCCTGGCCGTCCCGCCTGGCGACGCTGCCCCTCGAGGCGTCCATCGCCTCGGCGATGGGCGCGGCCGGCCATGCCCAGGCGCTCGCGTCGGCCTGGACGACGGTGGCGCTTGCGTGCGTCGTCCTGACGGCCGTCGTGGCAGCCGCGGTGCTGGCCTGCGCGAACCGTTTCGAAGGCCGCCGCGGCGGCGAATGA
- a CDS encoding response regulator transcription factor — translation MARILAVDDEPAIRSLLERTLGKDGHDVRCAACAEEALAAHPERYDLVLLDVMMPGMDGFELCRIVRERTDAPIVFLTAKAAEEDAVFGLGVGADDYVRKPFGAAELRAKVAAHLRREKRERVYALAFGDVRLDLAARELYVGEARVALTKTEFDVCEFLARHPGQVFSRDQIVEGVLGWGAESDAATISVHVSNARAKLKAAGAEPVQTVWGVGYKWIA, via the coding sequence ATGGCGCGGATACTGGCGGTGGACGACGAGCCGGCGATCAGGAGCCTGCTTGAGCGCACGCTCGGCAAGGACGGTCACGACGTGCGCTGCGCGGCATGCGCCGAGGAGGCGCTCGCCGCGCATCCCGAGCGCTACGACCTCGTGCTGCTCGACGTGATGATGCCCGGCATGGACGGCTTCGAGCTGTGCCGCATCGTCCGCGAGCGCACGGACGCGCCCATCGTGTTCCTCACGGCGAAAGCCGCGGAGGAGGACGCCGTGTTCGGCCTCGGCGTGGGCGCGGACGACTACGTGCGCAAGCCCTTCGGCGCGGCCGAGCTGCGCGCGAAGGTAGCCGCCCACCTGCGGCGCGAGAAGCGGGAGCGCGTGTACGCCCTCGCGTTCGGCGACGTGCGGCTCGACCTCGCGGCGCGGGAGCTGTACGTGGGCGAGGCGCGCGTGGCGCTGACGAAGACCGAGTTCGACGTGTGCGAGTTCTTGGCACGCCACCCCGGCCAGGTGTTCTCGCGCGACCAGATCGTCGAAGGCGTGCTGGGTTGGGGCGCCGAAAGCGACGCGGCCACGATCTCGGTGCACGTGAGCAACGCGCGCGCGAAGCTGAAGGCGGCGGGCGCGGAACCCGTGCAGACCGTATGGGGGGTGGGGTACAAATGGATCGCGTGA
- a CDS encoding sensor histidine kinase gives MDRVSGSGTRRARGRGLPLSLVILRYFAYVLAAAVALALGTYAVFGILVGTGTVYPANYGDTALAETSARLAELPSDDAGAIDDAVPSSFRWALFAQDGAYVAGDAPERARDDLKAAAFDGLAIAYGGLSTTRYEPVELVDGSVCVRTYDYMPQFASKGLRDALPNPQNLLLGGFAVLAVLVLVGIAVRAARVLSRKMAPLADAARRIEERDLDFEVGASGVREIDDVLGAMDEMRASLKRSLEAQWRSEQAQREQIAALAHDLKTPLTVVRGNVDLLLEGELSDEARPCAADAAEGARQMGTYLAALIDATLGDAAAFAPVERPLRPLLERLRAQAEALAACGGAQVAWSEGAALPEALRMDEALVERAAMNVVANAVEHAPAGSTVEVRVRADEAAGAGGMLAVSVADAGPGFSPEALERACERFYQGDPARTARGHRGLGLHVAAQAAARHGGSVELANREDADGGACVTLRFPLG, from the coding sequence ATGGATCGCGTGAGCGGAAGCGGAACCCGGCGCGCCCGCGGGCGCGGTCTGCCGTTGAGCCTGGTCATCCTGCGCTACTTCGCCTACGTGCTGGCGGCGGCCGTCGCGTTGGCGCTGGGGACGTACGCCGTGTTCGGCATCCTCGTCGGCACGGGCACGGTGTATCCGGCGAACTACGGCGACACGGCGCTCGCGGAGACGTCGGCGCGCCTGGCTGAGCTGCCGAGCGACGATGCTGGGGCGATCGACGACGCCGTGCCGTCGAGCTTTCGCTGGGCCCTGTTCGCGCAGGACGGCGCCTACGTGGCCGGCGATGCGCCCGAGCGCGCGAGGGACGATCTCAAGGCGGCCGCCTTCGACGGGCTCGCCATCGCCTACGGGGGGCTGAGCACGACGCGCTACGAGCCGGTGGAGCTGGTCGACGGCTCGGTGTGCGTGCGGACGTACGACTATATGCCGCAGTTCGCGTCGAAGGGGCTGCGCGACGCGCTGCCGAACCCGCAGAACCTGCTGTTGGGAGGGTTCGCCGTGCTGGCGGTGCTCGTGCTCGTGGGCATCGCCGTGCGCGCGGCGCGCGTGCTGTCGCGCAAGATGGCCCCGCTTGCAGACGCCGCGCGCCGCATCGAGGAGCGCGACCTCGACTTCGAGGTGGGGGCGTCGGGCGTGCGCGAGATCGACGACGTGCTGGGCGCGATGGACGAGATGCGCGCCTCGCTCAAGCGCTCGCTCGAGGCGCAATGGAGAAGCGAGCAGGCGCAGCGCGAGCAGATCGCCGCGCTCGCGCACGACCTCAAGACGCCGCTCACCGTGGTGCGCGGCAACGTCGACCTGCTGCTGGAAGGCGAGCTGTCGGACGAGGCGCGCCCGTGCGCGGCCGATGCGGCCGAGGGCGCGCGTCAGATGGGCACGTACCTGGCCGCGCTCATCGATGCGACGCTCGGCGACGCCGCGGCGTTCGCGCCGGTCGAACGTCCGCTGCGTCCCTTGCTCGAGCGGTTGCGCGCGCAGGCCGAGGCGCTTGCGGCGTGCGGCGGAGCGCAGGTGGCGTGGAGCGAGGGCGCGGCGCTGCCCGAGGCGCTGCGGATGGATGAGGCGCTCGTGGAGCGCGCCGCGATGAACGTGGTGGCGAACGCCGTGGAGCACGCGCCCGCCGGCTCGACGGTGGAGGTGCGCGTGCGGGCGGACGAGGCGGCGGGCGCGGGCGGCATGCTCGCGGTGAGCGTGGCCGATGCGGGGCCCGGCTTCTCTCCCGAGGCGCTGGAGCGCGCCTGCGAGCGCTTCTACCAGGGCGATCCCGCTCGCACCGCGCGCGGGCACCGCGGGCTGGGGCTGCATGTGGCCGCTCAGGCCGCCGCCCGCCACGGCGGCTCGGTGGAGCTGGCGAACCGCGAGGACGCGGACGGCGGCGCTTGCGTGACGCTGCGGTTTCCGCTGGGCTAG
- a CDS encoding type 1 glutamine amidotransferase family protein encodes MQHPKKTVLVYVFDGFADWESSYVCAELNQTDSFEVKTVAPDHAPKRSMGGIAVVPDYALDDVPEEFAALLLIGGNPWLDPTSGIDAVEPLVRRAREQGALVGGICNAAAFLAEHGFLDDCAHTGNTLEYVQQCAPHYRGAEHFVEAQAVADRGVVTANGSAALEFAREVLRELGAKDDPDAWFKLHKDGFYPG; translated from the coding sequence ATGCAGCATCCGAAGAAAACCGTGCTCGTCTACGTGTTCGACGGCTTCGCCGACTGGGAAAGCTCGTACGTGTGCGCCGAGCTCAACCAAACCGACTCCTTCGAGGTGAAAACCGTCGCGCCCGACCATGCCCCGAAACGCTCGATGGGCGGCATCGCCGTGGTGCCCGACTACGCGCTGGACGACGTCCCCGAGGAATTCGCCGCCCTGCTGCTCATCGGAGGCAACCCCTGGCTCGACCCGACGAGCGGCATCGACGCCGTTGAGCCCCTCGTCCGCCGTGCGCGGGAGCAAGGGGCGCTCGTGGGAGGCATCTGCAACGCGGCCGCGTTTCTGGCCGAGCACGGCTTCCTCGACGACTGCGCCCACACGGGCAACACGCTCGAGTACGTGCAGCAGTGCGCACCCCATTACCGCGGCGCCGAGCACTTCGTGGAAGCGCAGGCGGTGGCCGACCGCGGCGTGGTCACGGCGAACGGCAGCGCCGCGCTCGAGTTCGCGCGCGAGGTGCTGCGCGAGCTGGGCGCGAAGGACGACCCCGATGCCTGGTTCAAGCTCCACAAGGACGGCTTCTACCCCGGGTAG
- a CDS encoding helix-turn-helix transcriptional regulator: MRMERLIGIMCVLADAQRTTIGALAERFEVSTRTIARDLDTLGQAGVPLVTFPGAGGGVGVVEGFKVRRDLLSTHDAAALYAALDGLRSIDGDQAVTQLIARLVPGADANAQVAASGPIALDLSSWFADGIAQEKLALLLDAVRERRCARIEYIARSGRSARTVEPARLVYKQSSWYLHAFCREREAFRLFKLKRIAALEVLGETFEPRDTPALALSAPHAPLLLPPDEDVPGTFLVELDYDAANEFALVETIDARFLERGADEAAGVARFRTDDAAWVQRLCGFLGDLAHIRKP; encoded by the coding sequence ATGCGGATGGAACGACTCATCGGGATCATGTGCGTGCTGGCGGATGCGCAGCGCACGACCATCGGGGCGCTGGCCGAGCGGTTCGAGGTGTCGACGCGCACGATCGCGCGCGACCTCGACACGCTGGGGCAGGCGGGCGTGCCCCTCGTCACGTTCCCGGGCGCAGGCGGCGGCGTGGGCGTCGTCGAGGGCTTCAAGGTGCGCCGCGACCTGCTGAGCACGCACGACGCAGCAGCGCTGTACGCGGCGCTCGACGGGCTGCGCAGCATCGACGGCGACCAGGCCGTCACGCAGCTCATCGCCCGGCTCGTCCCCGGCGCCGACGCGAACGCGCAGGTCGCCGCGAGCGGCCCCATCGCCCTCGACCTCTCGTCGTGGTTCGCCGACGGCATCGCGCAAGAGAAGCTCGCCCTTCTGCTCGACGCCGTGCGCGAGCGGCGCTGCGCGCGGATCGAGTACATCGCGCGGTCGGGGCGCAGCGCGCGCACCGTGGAGCCGGCGCGGCTCGTCTACAAGCAATCGAGCTGGTACCTCCACGCCTTCTGCCGAGAACGCGAGGCGTTTCGCCTGTTCAAGCTCAAACGAATCGCCGCTCTCGAGGTGTTGGGCGAAACGTTCGAACCGCGCGACACCCCGGCGCTCGCCCTTTCCGCCCCGCACGCCCCGCTGCTGCTGCCGCCCGACGAGGACGTTCCGGGCACCTTCCTCGTGGAGCTCGACTACGACGCGGCCAACGAGTTCGCCCTCGTCGAAACCATCGACGCGCGCTTCCTCGAACGCGGAGCGGACGAAGCCGCCGGCGTCGCGCGCTTCCGCACCGACGACGCCGCCTGGGTGCAAAGGCTCTGCGGATTCCTGGGCGATCTCGCACATATTCGAAAACCATGA
- a CDS encoding helix-turn-helix transcriptional regulator gives MDTIRNRVRELREDRGLSQSELARLTGVTRQTIISLEKGSYVPSLLFALNLCEVFDAAVEDVFSKEEQS, from the coding sequence GTGGACACCATCAGGAACCGGGTGAGGGAGCTGCGCGAGGACCGCGGGCTCTCCCAAAGCGAGCTGGCACGGCTCACGGGCGTCACCCGCCAGACCATCATCTCGCTGGAGAAGGGGAGCTACGTGCCGTCGCTGCTTTTCGCGCTCAACCTGTGCGAGGTGTTCGATGCCGCGGTGGAGGACGTGTTCAGCAAGGAGGAGCAATCATGA
- a CDS encoding class I SAM-dependent methyltransferase, protein MIEVESNRHAWGMLAEDHYRHYRKRIEDGENRLNAHIREELGDLAGKRVAHLQCNVGFDTLALAEGAAHVTGVDLAPENVRCARMLAEDFGFANVDFVEADACNLPASLDGRYDVVFTSEGVLGWLPDLDSWARGVRRLLADGGFLYVFDSHPFYLAFDEAKLGRGEYDLAYPYFGKEPDVDDCIGGYASEPKEGVEAYFWMHPVSDILNALIGAGLRIDAFNEFPENFFDSGSLELSPEKGLYELPGNDDRFPMTFSLRASA, encoded by the coding sequence ATGATCGAGGTGGAGAGCAACCGGCATGCCTGGGGCATGCTGGCCGAGGACCATTACCGCCACTACCGGAAGCGCATCGAGGACGGGGAGAACCGTCTGAACGCCCACATACGGGAAGAGCTGGGCGATTTGGCCGGCAAGCGCGTGGCGCACCTGCAGTGCAACGTCGGGTTCGACACGCTGGCGCTGGCCGAAGGCGCGGCGCACGTGACGGGCGTTGACCTGGCTCCCGAGAACGTGCGCTGTGCGCGGATGCTCGCCGAGGACTTCGGGTTCGCGAACGTCGATTTCGTCGAGGCCGACGCCTGCAACCTGCCCGCCAGCCTCGACGGCCGCTACGACGTGGTGTTCACATCCGAGGGGGTGCTGGGCTGGCTCCCCGACCTCGATTCCTGGGCGCGCGGCGTGCGACGGCTGCTCGCGGACGGCGGCTTCCTCTACGTGTTCGACTCGCATCCGTTCTACCTGGCCTTCGACGAGGCCAAGCTGGGACGCGGCGAGTACGACCTGGCGTACCCCTACTTCGGCAAGGAGCCCGACGTGGACGACTGCATCGGCGGCTACGCCTCGGAGCCGAAGGAGGGCGTCGAGGCGTACTTCTGGATGCACCCCGTCTCGGACATCCTGAACGCGCTTATCGGGGCCGGCTTGCGCATCGACGCGTTCAACGAGTTCCCCGAGAACTTCTTCGACTCGGGCAGCCTCGAGCTCTCCCCCGAGAAGGGCCTCTACGAGCTCCCTGGCAACGACGACAGGTTCCCGATGACGTTCAGCCTGCGCGCCTCGGCGTGA
- a CDS encoding DUF1048 domain-containing protein, whose amino-acid sequence MKNPVAYFKKVAREKREYREAMARVKALPEDYRFVYDKIQHYMWNHVAGDGMDMTVVLADLVDLFEQGAAAGRDVLDVTGEDVAAFCDDLLTGAKTYQGTKQDALNRAIMGKLGSNRP is encoded by the coding sequence ATGAAGAACCCGGTCGCCTATTTCAAGAAGGTCGCCCGCGAGAAGCGCGAGTACCGCGAGGCCATGGCGCGCGTCAAGGCGCTGCCCGAGGACTACCGCTTCGTGTACGACAAGATCCAGCACTATATGTGGAACCATGTGGCCGGCGACGGCATGGACATGACCGTGGTGCTGGCCGACCTCGTGGACCTGTTCGAACAGGGCGCCGCGGCCGGTCGGGACGTGCTGGACGTCACCGGCGAGGACGTGGCCGCGTTCTGCGACGACCTGCTGACGGGCGCGAAAACGTACCAGGGCACGAAGCAGGACGCCCTCAACCGCGCTATCATGGGAAAGCTGGGGAGCAACCGCCCCTAG
- a CDS encoding PadR family transcriptional regulator yields the protein MENLTEMLKGVLEGCVLEIIGREETYGYEITRHLNALGFADVSEGTVYAILVRLERNGLVDTQKKPSELGPPRKFYALNDTGREELVRFWAKWEFVASKINELKESR from the coding sequence ATGGAGAACCTAACCGAGATGCTGAAAGGCGTGCTGGAGGGCTGCGTGCTGGAGATCATCGGCCGCGAGGAGACGTACGGCTACGAGATAACCCGGCACCTGAACGCGCTGGGCTTCGCCGACGTATCGGAAGGCACGGTGTACGCCATCCTCGTGCGCCTGGAGAGGAACGGGCTGGTGGACACCCAGAAGAAGCCGTCCGAGCTGGGCCCGCCGCGCAAGTTCTACGCGCTGAACGATACGGGCCGCGAGGAGCTCGTGCGCTTCTGGGCGAAATGGGAGTTCGTCGCGTCGAAGATCAACGAGCTGAAGGAGAGCCGATGA
- a CDS encoding type III toxin-antitoxin system ToxN/AbiQ family toxin, which yields MGALNFYTVDQAYIDELQAIEPKVPNVQYEKHNKFVCGVLFRIHGLDYFAPVSSFTKSQKTSFVIKNVNNKPVGSLRFSFMFPIPPDLRAVKSFDEEDYQRKRLLLEEYQYCNRKARQIVSKAQHVYDMATSGKDPHLAAVCCDFKRLEAHLRERQANS from the coding sequence ATGGGGGCGCTGAACTTCTACACCGTCGATCAGGCTTATATCGACGAGCTACAGGCCATCGAGCCGAAGGTGCCGAACGTGCAGTACGAGAAGCACAACAAGTTCGTGTGCGGCGTCCTGTTCCGCATCCACGGTCTTGACTACTTCGCACCCGTTTCCTCGTTCACCAAATCGCAGAAGACAAGCTTCGTCATCAAGAACGTGAACAACAAGCCCGTCGGAAGCCTGCGGTTCTCCTTCATGTTCCCCATCCCGCCCGACCTGCGAGCCGTCAAGAGCTTCGACGAAGAGGACTACCAGCGCAAGCGCCTGCTTCTTGAGGAATACCAGTACTGCAACCGCAAGGCGCGGCAGATCGTCTCGAAGGCGCAGCACGTCTACGACATGGCGACCTCGGGAAAGGACCCGCATCTGGCCGCGGTGTGCTGCGACTTCAAGCGGCTCGAGGCGCACCTGCGCGAGCGGCAGGCGAACTCGTAG
- a CDS encoding EamA family transporter, translating into MQKDTLKYSGIVFLAGASYGAQATTVKITYAAGFTWTQTVASQVLFAALLFAAALLVQRSRGRRLVPLSPKQVLALLALGLNTCIGTVLYNYALTLLPVSVAITLLFQFTWMSIVLQLVVVRRRPRAAEVVAVAVILGGTLLASRAFSSDVGALDPVGVACGLLSAASCTFFMFFSSRVGRGLPPIQRGLVVCLGACALGFALCPDYFASGALQDGIWKFGLVLGLCALFVPVVLFGIATPHLTPGLSAIMASSELPCGIALSALVIGEPVEALQAVGIVAILAGIAISQLPHMKAQVEPAEEAAEHPA; encoded by the coding sequence ATGCAGAAGGACACCTTGAAATACTCCGGGATCGTCTTCCTCGCCGGCGCCAGCTACGGCGCCCAGGCCACCACGGTCAAGATCACCTACGCCGCCGGCTTCACCTGGACCCAGACGGTGGCAAGCCAGGTGCTGTTCGCCGCGCTGCTGTTCGCGGCGGCGCTGCTCGTGCAACGCTCGCGCGGCAGGCGCCTCGTTCCGCTCTCGCCGAAACAGGTGCTCGCCCTTCTGGCCCTCGGGCTGAACACGTGCATCGGCACCGTGCTCTACAACTACGCGCTCACCCTGCTGCCGGTGTCGGTGGCCATCACGCTGCTGTTCCAGTTCACGTGGATGAGCATCGTCCTCCAACTGGTCGTCGTGCGCCGCCGCCCGCGCGCGGCCGAGGTCGTCGCCGTCGCCGTCATCCTGGGAGGGACGTTGTTGGCCAGCAGGGCGTTCTCGAGCGACGTGGGGGCGCTCGATCCCGTCGGCGTGGCGTGCGGGCTGCTCTCGGCCGCGAGCTGCACCTTCTTCATGTTCTTCTCGAGCCGCGTCGGGCGCGGCCTGCCGCCCATCCAGCGCGGGCTCGTCGTGTGCCTGGGCGCGTGCGCGCTCGGCTTCGCGCTGTGCCCCGACTACTTCGCCAGCGGCGCGCTGCAGGACGGCATCTGGAAGTTCGGCCTGGTCCTGGGGCTGTGCGCCCTGTTCGTCCCCGTGGTGCTGTTCGGCATCGCCACGCCGCACCTGACGCCGGGACTCTCGGCCATCATGGCGTCCTCCGAGCTTCCCTGCGGCATCGCCCTGTCCGCGCTCGTCATCGGCGAGCCGGTGGAGGCGCTCCAGGCCGTCGGCATCGTCGCCATCCTCGCCGGCATCGCCATCTCGCAGCTTCCCCACATGAAGGCGCAGGTCGAGCCTGCGGAGGAAGCTGCGGAGCATCCCGCCTAG